One genomic segment of Salinibacter grassmerensis includes these proteins:
- the prfA gene encoding peptide chain release factor 1, giving the protein MIEREKLDKVKHRFEEVESLMADPEVANDPDRMRELGQEHSRLEEVVEAIDRYERLLDEREELEGMIRDESGEMEALAREELEQLETKLPAVEEDLKQKLIPKDPEEEKNAIVEIRAGAGGDEASLFAGDLFRLYTQYAKQQGWAYELIDASPGTQGGFREVIFAVKGEDVYGTLKYEAGVHRVQRVPETESSGRIHTSAATVAVLPEAEEVDVDINPSDLTIETFKATGPGGQSVNTTDSAVRIKHAPSGVEVSCQDEKSQHKNRSKAMRVLRSRVYEKKREEQRAEREEARRSMVGSGDRSAKIRTYNFPQDRVTDHRLEGGQKNHSLQPIMDGEIDPIIGALRAEEHAEKLANL; this is encoded by the coding sequence ATGATCGAACGCGAAAAGCTCGACAAGGTCAAGCATCGTTTTGAAGAGGTCGAGAGCCTCATGGCAGATCCGGAGGTGGCGAACGATCCGGATCGGATGCGAGAGCTAGGGCAGGAGCACAGTCGACTCGAGGAGGTCGTGGAGGCCATCGACCGCTATGAGCGGCTTCTGGACGAGCGGGAAGAGCTCGAAGGGATGATTCGGGACGAGAGTGGAGAGATGGAGGCCCTGGCAAGGGAAGAGCTCGAGCAGCTCGAAACGAAGCTTCCGGCGGTGGAGGAGGACCTGAAGCAGAAGCTCATCCCGAAAGACCCGGAGGAGGAGAAGAATGCCATCGTGGAAATCCGGGCTGGGGCCGGCGGGGACGAGGCATCTCTCTTCGCCGGCGACCTGTTTCGTCTGTACACGCAGTACGCAAAGCAGCAGGGATGGGCCTATGAACTCATCGATGCGTCCCCGGGCACACAGGGGGGGTTTCGAGAGGTCATCTTTGCCGTGAAGGGGGAGGACGTGTACGGGACGCTCAAGTACGAGGCGGGTGTGCACCGGGTGCAGCGTGTGCCCGAGACCGAGTCGAGCGGCCGCATCCACACGTCTGCGGCCACGGTGGCGGTCCTGCCGGAGGCCGAAGAGGTAGACGTGGACATCAACCCGAGCGATCTCACCATCGAGACGTTCAAGGCGACCGGCCCCGGCGGGCAGTCCGTAAACACGACCGACTCGGCTGTGCGCATCAAACACGCGCCGTCGGGCGTGGAGGTGTCCTGCCAGGACGAGAAGAGCCAGCACAAAAACCGGTCGAAAGCGATGCGCGTCCTGCGGTCCCGGGTCTACGAGAAGAAGCGGGAGGAACAGCGGGCCGAACGAGAGGAGGCGCGTCGGTCCATGGTCGGGAGCGGAGACCGGTCGGCGAAGATTCGGACCTACAATTTCCCTCAGGACCGTGTGACCGACCATCGATTGGAGGGGGGACAGAAAAACCACTCCCTCCAGCCCATAATGGACGGAGAAATCGACCCGATTATCGGCGCCCTGCGTGCCGAGGAGCACG
- the glmS gene encoding glutamine--fructose-6-phosphate transaminase (isomerizing): MCGIVGYIGSQEAEDLLLTGLKRLEYRGYDSAGLATVDDAGLHVQKQQGKVDDLRSSLNGAVSGTTGIGHTRWATHGAPNDVNAHPHVSSDGAFALVHNGIIENHGAIKEQLEEKGYAFQSETDTEVLVKLIEEVKRATDLSLPEAVRQALTQVVGAYGIAVVSREDPDFLIAARNGSPLILGVGDDEYFVGSDAAPLVEHTRQVVYLEDGEMATLRHSGYEVTTIENEPLKKEVHELEWSLGEIEKGGYDHFMLKEIMEQPDALEDAMRGRVRPEDNQIHLGGLHGHWDQLREADRIVIAACGTSWHAGLVGEYLIESASRVPVEVEYASEFRYRDPVLREGDVVLVISQSGETADTLAAVREAHSKNIPCFGICNVVGSTIARETDAGVYLHAGPEIGVASTKAFTAQVTVLSMIALKLAEGRTLSKAELADNIRALAGVPDKVRRVLDASNGALESMAHTYRYASNFLYLGRGYNFPVALEGALKLKEISYIHAEGYPAAEMKHGPIALIDRSMPVVFMAMKDSTYDKVLSNIEEVAAREGSVIAITDDKDAELESLCEAVVEIPQTKEFLSPLLTVIPLQLLSYHIAVLRGCHVDQPRNLAKSVTVE, encoded by the coding sequence ATGTGCGGAATTGTCGGATACATTGGGAGCCAAGAGGCCGAAGACCTTCTGCTTACCGGCCTCAAGCGCCTCGAATATCGCGGATACGACTCAGCCGGCCTTGCAACGGTCGACGACGCGGGCCTGCATGTTCAGAAACAACAAGGGAAGGTCGATGATCTCCGGAGCAGTCTGAACGGGGCCGTGTCCGGAACGACCGGCATTGGGCACACCCGCTGGGCCACCCACGGGGCCCCGAACGACGTCAATGCACACCCTCACGTCAGCTCCGACGGCGCCTTCGCTCTGGTGCACAACGGGATTATCGAAAACCATGGGGCCATCAAAGAGCAACTTGAGGAAAAAGGCTATGCCTTTCAGAGCGAGACGGACACGGAGGTGCTCGTGAAGCTAATTGAGGAGGTGAAGCGGGCCACAGACCTATCGCTTCCGGAGGCGGTGCGGCAGGCGCTCACCCAGGTGGTGGGCGCGTACGGCATCGCGGTCGTGTCGCGGGAAGATCCGGACTTTCTCATCGCTGCCCGCAACGGAAGTCCCCTCATCCTGGGGGTTGGGGACGACGAGTACTTTGTGGGGTCTGACGCTGCCCCGCTCGTGGAGCACACTCGACAGGTGGTGTACCTGGAGGACGGGGAGATGGCCACGCTTCGGCATTCCGGCTACGAGGTGACGACCATCGAAAACGAGCCCCTGAAAAAAGAGGTGCACGAGCTCGAATGGTCGCTTGGGGAGATTGAGAAGGGAGGGTATGACCACTTCATGCTGAAGGAAATCATGGAGCAGCCCGACGCCCTGGAGGACGCCATGCGGGGCCGAGTGCGGCCCGAAGATAATCAGATTCATCTGGGGGGGCTCCACGGGCACTGGGATCAGCTTCGGGAGGCCGATCGCATCGTCATTGCGGCGTGCGGGACCTCCTGGCATGCGGGCCTGGTGGGCGAGTACCTCATCGAGTCGGCGTCCCGCGTCCCGGTGGAGGTTGAGTATGCGAGTGAGTTCCGGTACCGGGATCCTGTGCTGCGAGAGGGCGACGTGGTGCTTGTTATTTCACAGAGCGGGGAGACGGCCGATACCCTCGCGGCGGTGCGGGAGGCGCACAGCAAGAACATCCCGTGCTTCGGCATTTGCAATGTCGTGGGATCGACCATTGCGCGAGAGACGGACGCGGGGGTGTACCTACACGCCGGGCCCGAGATTGGCGTCGCGTCCACAAAGGCCTTCACCGCGCAGGTGACTGTGCTCTCGATGATTGCCTTGAAGCTGGCGGAGGGGCGCACACTGTCGAAGGCGGAGCTGGCCGACAATATCCGCGCCCTGGCGGGGGTGCCCGACAAGGTGCGCCGCGTCCTGGACGCCAGCAATGGGGCACTTGAGTCCATGGCCCATACCTACCGGTACGCGTCCAACTTCCTGTACCTGGGCCGCGGCTACAACTTCCCAGTGGCGTTGGAGGGGGCCCTCAAGCTCAAAGAGATCTCCTACATCCACGCGGAGGGCTACCCGGCGGCCGAAATGAAGCACGGGCCCATTGCCCTCATCGACCGCTCCATGCCGGTGGTCTTTATGGCGATGAAGGACAGCACCTACGACAAGGTGCTCTCCAACATCGAAGAGGTGGCCGCCCGCGAGGGATCGGTTATCGCCATCACCGACGACAAGGACGCAGAACTTGAGAGCCTCTGCGAGGCGGTCGTGGAGATTCCGCAGACCAAGGAGTTTCTCTCGCCACTCCTCACCGTAATTCCCCTTCAGCTCTTGTCGTACCACATCGCGGTGCTGCGGGGATGCCACGTTGATCAGCCCCGCAACCTTGCGAAGAGCGTGACAGTGGAGTGA
- the lptB gene encoding LPS export ABC transporter ATP-binding protein, whose protein sequence is MSASSPNGSFADRDVSGEPATLAARHLTKRYDKRAVVDDVSLEVNQGEIVGLLGPNGAGKTTTFHMIVGMIRPNAGSIHLDDDDITRLPMYKRARRGVGYLAQETSVFRELTVEDNLHAVLEFQSMSDADRTARVESLIQEFGLERVRDSKGYELSGGERRRTEIARALSTRPRFFLLDEPFAGVDPIAVEDIQGIVAGLQERGIGVLITDHNVHETLAITDRAYLLYEGQILKHGTAEELAADPEVRKRYLGEKFSLERY, encoded by the coding sequence ATGAGTGCCTCGTCCCCCAACGGCTCATTTGCGGACCGAGACGTGTCCGGCGAGCCGGCGACGCTTGCGGCGCGCCACCTCACGAAGCGATACGACAAGCGGGCCGTGGTCGATGACGTGAGCCTTGAAGTGAATCAGGGCGAGATCGTTGGGCTTCTGGGCCCGAATGGGGCCGGCAAGACGACGACCTTCCACATGATCGTGGGCATGATCCGGCCGAACGCGGGCTCCATCCACCTGGATGACGACGACATTACACGCCTCCCGATGTACAAGCGGGCCCGACGCGGAGTGGGGTACCTGGCGCAAGAGACCTCCGTCTTTCGGGAGCTCACGGTGGAGGACAACCTGCATGCGGTCCTGGAATTCCAGTCGATGAGCGACGCGGACCGCACCGCCCGGGTGGAGTCGCTCATCCAGGAGTTTGGCCTGGAGCGGGTGCGTGACTCGAAGGGATACGAACTGTCTGGAGGTGAGCGCCGCCGCACCGAGATTGCGCGGGCCCTGTCGACTCGCCCCCGGTTCTTTTTGCTCGACGAGCCGTTCGCGGGGGTCGACCCGATTGCCGTCGAGGACATTCAGGGCATCGTCGCGGGCCTTCAGGAGCGCGGCATCGGAGTGCTCATCACGGACCACAATGTGCACGAGACCCTTGCAATCACGGATCGTGCCTATTTACTATACGAAGGGCAAATCTTGAAGCACGGCACCGCGGAAGAGCTCGCGGCCGATCCCGAAGTGCGCAAGCGATACTTGGGAGAGAAATTTTCGCTGGAGCGGTATTAG
- a CDS encoding OstA-like protein has protein sequence MIGSSTHRMCRFLGRALLMAAIGIVWVGGGAEVWAQVEDDTSRAAPTGVEPAELDSLPTGGAVPPTPAPPASDTSDRSRALVSADSLSTLSRDEERVQDLFGNVFVRQDTTRLRSDYARRYLSRSDILFTDNVVIYERGDTLRADTVRYDRATEVGYAHGNVRLTNGEVNVRADSARYYASEKRSVFPDSVVLVDSNRVLRAQRGTYWSDEARAEFGGRVRLTEPGTTLLSDSLTYYRDRDRSVAYGNVFIDRRGDDEADADTTARTYLFGDRADNREARRYSRVEGNALLARIRKDSTGAATDTLVVRARRLEAFRTDTHRRLVAVDSVRIWQPDLAATADSAVYDRVVGTPPDSLAGRRAPIDTTRPPPDSLAPRARPGSLRTDGGAASLSALPQEQPTSLPDSLGGRSRPAPDTSARSAVADTSGRPRPAARQSPREPPEISSRRWETPTARADSVLPIEETRLFQSPMTWFEDSQVWGDSIRVRARNRSPDTVFVRGSGFAAQRDSVLDRIQQLKAETITAFFGEGTLRRIRARPNARAIRFLAAQNDSLNGAARTSGDRIELRFVDGSVERVSVIGGTQTTYYRNSENIPDPFELEGFQWTPDQRPTQDKLLRDARVRRRLGRGLARRDRPVAGPPRLGAGETWGLRADSTTQILSGPQSPAESSPAYFWQDVPPERSSSDSTDRGTATPSDSLRPPLPSDTLNTMPNPDS, from the coding sequence ATGATTGGATCCTCCACCCATCGGATGTGTCGCTTCCTGGGGCGCGCCCTGCTGATGGCAGCGATTGGAATTGTCTGGGTGGGCGGTGGAGCGGAGGTCTGGGCGCAGGTGGAAGACGATACGTCCCGTGCGGCCCCGACCGGCGTGGAGCCGGCGGAGCTAGACTCGTTGCCGACGGGGGGAGCGGTGCCGCCCACACCGGCTCCTCCGGCGTCCGACACGAGTGACCGTTCTCGGGCCCTCGTCAGCGCCGACTCCCTGAGCACACTCTCGCGGGACGAAGAGCGTGTGCAGGACCTGTTCGGAAACGTCTTCGTCCGGCAGGACACCACGCGCTTGCGGTCGGACTACGCCCGGCGGTACCTCTCTCGCAGCGACATCCTGTTCACCGACAATGTGGTGATCTACGAGCGGGGAGACACCCTCCGGGCCGATACGGTGCGGTACGACCGTGCTACCGAAGTCGGCTATGCCCACGGCAACGTTCGGCTGACGAATGGGGAGGTGAACGTCCGGGCGGACAGTGCACGGTACTACGCCTCGGAGAAGCGTTCGGTCTTTCCCGACAGCGTTGTGCTTGTTGACAGCAACCGGGTGCTCCGGGCCCAGCGCGGCACGTACTGGTCCGACGAGGCGCGTGCAGAGTTCGGGGGGCGTGTGCGGCTCACCGAGCCGGGGACGACGCTCCTCTCTGATTCACTGACGTACTACCGCGACCGCGATCGGTCCGTGGCCTACGGAAACGTCTTCATTGACCGGCGAGGGGACGATGAAGCGGACGCCGACACGACGGCACGAACGTATCTATTTGGGGACCGTGCGGACAACCGGGAGGCCCGTCGGTACAGTCGGGTCGAGGGCAACGCGCTTCTGGCACGGATCCGGAAAGATTCAACGGGGGCGGCGACTGACACCCTGGTGGTCCGGGCCCGTCGCCTGGAGGCCTTCCGCACCGACACGCATCGTCGGCTCGTGGCAGTGGATTCGGTGCGCATTTGGCAGCCCGACCTTGCCGCCACTGCGGACTCGGCAGTCTATGACCGCGTCGTCGGCACTCCCCCCGACAGCCTCGCTGGTCGGAGGGCCCCCATCGACACGACCCGCCCGCCGCCGGACTCCCTAGCGCCGCGGGCCAGGCCGGGTTCGCTTCGGACGGACGGAGGGGCGGCCTCGCTGTCAGCCCTCCCTCAAGAACAGCCAACGTCCCTGCCCGACTCGCTTGGGGGTCGATCCCGCCCCGCGCCCGACACGTCGGCGCGCTCCGCCGTGGCGGACACCTCCGGTCGGCCCCGCCCTGCAGCCCGGCAAAGCCCCCGTGAGCCTCCGGAAATCTCATCTCGGAGGTGGGAAACCCCAACGGCGCGGGCCGACAGCGTCCTGCCGATTGAGGAGACCCGCCTGTTCCAATCCCCCATGACGTGGTTCGAAGACAGCCAGGTGTGGGGAGACTCAATTCGGGTCCGGGCCCGGAATCGGAGTCCCGACACGGTGTTTGTCCGCGGCTCTGGATTCGCGGCCCAGCGCGATTCGGTGCTGGACCGCATCCAGCAACTCAAGGCCGAGACCATTACCGCCTTCTTCGGGGAGGGCACCCTTCGTCGCATCCGGGCCCGTCCCAATGCCCGGGCCATCCGGTTCCTGGCGGCCCAAAACGACTCGCTGAACGGGGCGGCCCGGACCTCCGGTGACCGCATCGAACTGCGTTTCGTGGACGGCAGCGTCGAGCGGGTGAGTGTCATTGGGGGGACGCAGACCACCTACTACCGGAACAGTGAAAACATTCCGGACCCTTTTGAACTGGAAGGCTTTCAATGGACGCCAGACCAACGTCCGACCCAAGACAAGCTTCTCCGGGATGCACGGGTGCGTCGTCGGCTCGGCCGAGGGCTCGCGCGTCGCGACCGCCCGGTGGCCGGGCCGCCGCGTCTGGGCGCCGGAGAGACCTGGGGGCTCCGCGCCGACTCGACAACCCAAATTCTGTCCGGGCCGCAGTCCCCCGCCGAGTCCTCACCCGCGTACTTCTGGCAGGATGTGCCGCCCGAACGCTCTTCCTCAGATTCCACGGACCGGGGCACGGCAACGCCGTCCGACTCCCTCCGACCACCCCTGCCGTCAGACACCCTCAACACAATGCCCAATCCCGATTCATGA
- the lptC gene encoding LPS export ABC transporter periplasmic protein LptC gives MRLLLCAIVGGGLLAGGCEHRPRSGGTGQKNGTAGPTPKHVSWDAEFDMSEKGRPRAVLQARRMEQYQADDSTYSVWRSMNDTTRVRVYLFDEEGDSSATVTADSLVFQDQKGVLDAYRNVVVTTEDDKRLESEHLTWHQADRTIRTRRFVRIRTPSEVVQGDGLVADEDLETYQLGRFSAEVDVNEGDDTDEQQ, from the coding sequence ATGAGGTTGTTGCTTTGCGCAATCGTGGGAGGGGGGCTGCTGGCCGGCGGCTGCGAGCATCGACCTCGGTCGGGGGGAACGGGCCAGAAGAACGGCACGGCGGGACCGACGCCCAAGCACGTCAGCTGGGACGCTGAGTTCGACATGTCAGAGAAGGGACGACCCCGAGCGGTTCTCCAGGCCCGTCGGATGGAGCAGTATCAGGCCGACGACAGCACCTACTCGGTCTGGCGCTCGATGAATGATACGACGAGGGTCCGGGTGTACCTTTTTGACGAAGAAGGCGACTCTTCGGCCACCGTCACGGCCGATAGCTTGGTCTTTCAGGACCAGAAGGGCGTACTGGACGCGTACCGGAATGTGGTTGTGACCACCGAAGACGACAAACGACTCGAGAGTGAGCACCTCACGTGGCACCAGGCCGACCGGACGATCCGTACCCGCCGGTTCGTGCGCATCCGTACCCCCTCGGAGGTGGTTCAAGGAGACGGGCTCGTGGCAGATGAGGATCTTGAAACGTACCAGCTTGGACGCTTCTCGGCGGAGGTGGATGTCAACGAGGGCGACGACACAGATGAGCAGCAGTAG
- a CDS encoding STAS domain-containing protein, giving the protein MSFDAETASSETVIIHVGEALDFRNADDFKETFQEHVDEGVRQFILDFSNTEVLDSTGLGSIFSLYRAISPDDGKVAFADVSEPVQVVVQLTRTYKVFRQFPSVEDAREAFAE; this is encoded by the coding sequence ATGAGCTTTGACGCCGAGACCGCCTCCTCCGAAACCGTCATCATCCACGTCGGGGAAGCCCTTGACTTTCGGAACGCAGACGATTTCAAAGAGACGTTTCAGGAGCACGTCGACGAAGGAGTTCGACAATTTATTCTTGACTTTTCCAACACAGAGGTACTCGACTCCACCGGCCTCGGGTCCATCTTTTCCCTCTACCGGGCCATCTCGCCAGACGACGGGAAGGTCGCCTTCGCGGACGTGTCGGAGCCGGTTCAGGTGGTGGTCCAGTTGACCCGAACGTACAAGGTCTTCCGCCAATTTCCGTCCGTGGAGGACGCACGTGAGGCATTTGCAGAATAG
- a CDS encoding ATP-binding protein — protein MDPFTKKYTDLDRAIDEVRTLSDDWPASQQDGTIDDETLHCTCLVLHEWIANLHQHACFQNSAPMIEIRLTCDAQQVTCSVLDNSDGFDLDSYLPADDEDPEAFPERGMGLRIIKACTGKLAYSPTEDGLHRFEFLIPSDHDPWLNTLF, from the coding sequence ATGGACCCTTTTACGAAGAAGTACACGGACCTCGATCGGGCAATCGATGAGGTACGCACCCTTTCTGACGATTGGCCAGCCTCTCAGCAGGACGGCACGATCGACGACGAAACTCTTCACTGCACGTGCCTCGTGCTCCACGAATGGATTGCCAATCTCCACCAACACGCCTGCTTCCAGAACAGCGCCCCGATGATCGAAATCCGGCTGACCTGTGACGCCCAACAGGTGACCTGCTCGGTACTTGACAACTCGGACGGCTTCGACCTCGACTCCTATCTCCCAGCCGACGATGAAGACCCGGAGGCCTTCCCCGAGCGCGGCATGGGCCTCCGGATCATCAAGGCGTGCACCGGCAAGCTTGCGTACTCGCCGACGGAGGACGGCCTTCACCGCTTCGAATTTCTTATCCCCTCCGACCACGATCCATGGCTGAACACACTATTCTAG
- a CDS encoding fused response regulator/phosphatase gives MAEHTILVVEDDSTVRELLKYRLGKHYEVYTATNGEEALDQIEDTIPDLIISDIMMPKMDGFALQSALQTDKNTRVIPFIFLTARADEEARQQGERKGVDDYITKPFDMETLLSRVERLLERIDMFQTQLDAEIGRDFSNRLLPDETPDIDGYELDFYSESREQGGGDLFDWTETDEGTYFLTIGDVMGKGLRAKFYAFSFLSYVRGTLHTLLEESTSPAALMGELNDMLLNDDVLEDTFATFLLLHWDPHAHTITYANAGHCRPVLVGPDGAKIHEHSDLILGLEEDVTFSEVSLDLAPSTALVSYTDGLTEQRTQDGGMLGEDGVRDLAVEAYNDDAPIQALLDGVLSRSASDSFENDLLVVWLEHLAD, from the coding sequence ATGGCTGAACACACTATTCTAGTTGTCGAGGATGACAGCACGGTTCGGGAGCTTCTGAAGTACCGCCTCGGCAAGCACTACGAGGTCTACACGGCCACAAATGGTGAGGAGGCCCTGGATCAGATTGAGGACACCATCCCCGACCTCATCATTTCGGACATCATGATGCCGAAGATGGACGGCTTCGCGCTGCAGTCGGCCCTCCAAACCGACAAGAATACGCGCGTCATTCCGTTCATTTTCCTCACGGCCCGGGCCGACGAGGAGGCCCGTCAGCAGGGCGAGCGGAAGGGAGTGGACGACTATATCACGAAGCCCTTCGACATGGAAACGTTGCTCTCCCGCGTGGAGCGCCTCCTGGAACGCATTGATATGTTCCAGACCCAGCTCGATGCGGAGATCGGGCGCGACTTTTCCAACCGCCTGCTTCCGGACGAAACGCCGGACATTGACGGTTACGAGCTCGACTTCTACAGCGAGTCCCGCGAGCAGGGCGGCGGCGACCTCTTCGACTGGACGGAGACAGACGAGGGCACCTATTTCCTCACGATTGGGGACGTGATGGGCAAGGGCCTCCGGGCTAAATTCTACGCCTTTAGCTTCCTGAGCTACGTGCGGGGCACCCTCCACACCTTATTGGAGGAGTCCACCTCCCCGGCCGCACTGATGGGCGAGCTGAATGACATGCTCCTCAACGACGATGTGCTGGAGGACACGTTCGCGACGTTTCTGCTTCTTCACTGGGACCCTCACGCTCACACCATCACGTACGCGAATGCGGGCCACTGCCGCCCCGTCCTGGTGGGCCCAGACGGGGCCAAAATTCATGAACACAGCGACTTGATTTTGGGGCTGGAGGAGGACGTGACGTTTTCGGAGGTCTCGCTGGACCTCGCCCCGAGCACTGCCCTGGTGTCCTACACCGACGGCCTTACGGAGCAGCGCACCCAGGACGGCGGAATGTTGGGGGAGGACGGTGTTCGAGACCTCGCCGTGGAAGCCTACAACGACGACGCCCCTATTCAGGCCCTGTTGGACGGGGTTCTGTCCCGAAGTGCCTCCGACAGCTTTGAGAACGACCTCCTCGTCGTCTGGCTGGAACACCTGGCCGACTAG